AACAATTACTAGTAAGCCCGAACATTTCTGTGAAGATTTATTTAAATCAAGGTAGATGTATAGAAGTCTTGACAAATGTTAtacgaaaaaaaatattaaagtggCCATAACTCCGCAAAGCATCCAAGCAGAACATCAATCAATATTGGCAACTTTACTTCATACCATTCTCTTGTGAGAggtttcattgaaaaataatcataattaaaaaaatgcaacATGATAATCTTGACTTGCCATACCTGAATAAAAGATTTTgtgtaaaacaatgaaaatttacaTACAATAATATTTGTGCAGAATTATATTTCTAATCATTTGAGGTAGCTATCCAGCCGGctgacggaaggtcggtggttctatccagtgcccgctcgttatgaaataatgcacggaggggcacctggggtcttcctccaccaccaaagctggaaagtcgccatatgatctataattgtgtcggtgcgacgttaaacccaacaacaatcAATATTTCTAATAGTATTTCAAATCCCAAAAGGAAGTGACAATTtgtatttcatacttaaaatggTAGCTGAGATAGACCGCCATAACATGAAATGGCACCTTACTAAAACAAATGGCCGAATTGGCCCAAGTTCGTTCATCTTTGTAACAAGTTTTGTAAAGACCAATCAtgcagttcataagaagaagtcatttaaatctTCCTATAGGTAGCCaagaagaaaatcatttgaaaatatttgaggcaGCACTATACAATGGCGCTTCagtccaagtttggtgaagatccatcgaaTGGTTtgtgagaagaagtcatttaaatgattattttctattttagctctttTAGCACCTAAAAGGAATCATGCGGAACCAGTTTAACAAAATCCAGAGAGGAACTTAAAAGGATGCTACACACCAagattggtgaagatccatcatgctgttcatgagaagaagctttttaaagattttcctattttaAGCACTAACAGCCCGTAACAGGGACCAAGCGAAACAGCTTTAACAAACTTGAatgaggtccatgccaggatgctacaggctaatttggtgtaattctgaccaatagtttcagaggagaagatgtttaacgTTGATACAGGACCATCGACCTACACTAccagctcaccctgaacaaagttcaggtgaacTAAAAGAAACCCAATCAGTATCTAGTTCTTTAATTATAACTAAAGCCCCGAAAAGCTTAGTGAAATcaattcataaaatttattacctTTTATAGTATTGCTCTAATAATGTATGTCTAAAAATTTAGTTATTCACAAATTATTAAGATCGACTGCGTTTCAGAACATAAAATACCAAGACAAAATACCCAGTATTTTTAATAAACACCAAACTGAAGTGTGAATAGTGCCAACTTTTATATATTAGTAAACAAAAACAACCTCTTACTTTCACAGTTTTGTGGCATAACAAAGTAGTATTTTCTAGCAAATATCAGCAATAAAGAGTTACACCCTTCATTTTACAAGTTCTTATCATTTTCATTGTGATTTAATTTGACAAATGAAATCTGTATTGGAACATTAATAACAATCTTTTGATGCTGATGAATGGtgctaaaaattattcagaaGTTagtgtttaaattttcattttttgttgtccaCACTTGGTAACAGTCAATCAACCAATAAATTTCCCTTATTTCTATGTTACTTCTTTGTAAATTTCAAACATCACTTTTTGTGAGGTCTTCCATCACACACTGCTTTCTTGATAACAGGACCAAGGTTGTGTTTTTCTACTTCTGTCCACTCCCTTTTGCGAGCtgaaagtatcatttttattacagTATTAAGCGATTTGGTTGTGAAATCCTCAATCTAGAATAAATGGTTGTCGAGATGACAGTAAAGTAATCGAACAGAGATATTTGTCAGTTTGGGGATGtgagtaaaacaaaatatttgaaacaagatGCTTAAGTCACTGACCTGAGGACGATTCCGAACATTTAACCGTGCCTCtaaccaagttttgtgaagatgttcaataaaattgttttacattattttaatatttttaaaaccaagcAGTTCATAAATAGAAGGCGTTTAAAGGCTTctcttttttttgcaattttaagcTCTTGTGACCCTTAAAACGGCCAAGTAAAACCATCTGCATACTTTGTAAAGACGACCATAAAATGATACTACATATAAAGTTTAGGAGATATCCATAATTTAAGTTGTTCTGAAggagaagtttttaaaaatatttttatttcatttaagttgtagggccccttaaaggggccaagttgaagcatttgaaaaacaaGAGATTTCAGACAAATATGCTACAGTTCTGTCAAATGGTTCATAGAAATCGGgtaaaggttttcctatttttagctctggtggcccctaaaagagaCCAAGCAAGCATTTGAAGAAAAATTGAGAAAAGACAAAggttgctacagaccaagttaaaTGACGatcaatcaagtggttcataaggaacaacaaatgtattttcgttttttagCTCTGGACGCTAGAAAAGGAACCAAACAAAACTATCTGAGCAAATATGAGAGAGGACCATACAAGGCTGCTTCAGACCAAGTTGAATTAAGATCCATAAAATTGTGCATGTGAATAATCGTTTaggttgttctatttttagctctggataCCCTGAAATAGGCCAAACTGCACTATTTGAACAGACTTCAGAGAGGACCATGCTAAATCAGAAGGAAAACCCCCGTAGACATTTGAcctacaagtgtgaccttgacctttgagctaggggtccaaatttagtaaatgatattttgtgttatcgtgggaaacatttgttttaagtaatattaaaatccattgatgaatgacagagttatgaaccggacactaGATTTCGGACTGGTGGAGAGACAGACGGAAAAGTGCAGTTCTATAGTCCCCTAATCTGGTTTTCAACAAGTAATGGACTAAAAATgtatcattaaaacatttttaaaggaggCTTAAGCAGGTAACAGTCATTTCCGATTAAACTAAACAAGCAATGTATCTGTTTAGGTGTAGATGTTTTTGAAAATCGTCACCAAATTTGTTTGAACAACTTTCAGTACTCTTCCTTTCTCAATGTTCTATCACTATCATCTTAACTTGTGTAATCTGTATACATAGAATAGTATGTAAAATAATCCAGGAAATAgtaatgtaaaatttcatacaagaaGCCTTTTCTGCCTTAAAAAGCACATAAATGCAATTAAATTTCTGTCTTTTTCTAAATTGTTGATAAAAAGGTCTACATTTTGTAACAATAACCTTGACACaagctttccaaaaaaaaaaaaagataaaaaaaataaaaaaataaaaaacctatTTACCACGTTTGGTCTGCTTACCTCATTCATAACTTGAGTTTTCATGAGAAAACCACTATTCTATTTTCACAAACAATTAGTGGCTCAAAATTAATCAAACAAAACTTGCTTTATGGTACTGACCTTTCAAAGGCGTTCCAGACTATGTTTTACTTTGCTGTGTCTGTTTTATGTAATCACTGTAATTATGTGAGAATGTAACTTGTTTACAAGACATAAATTGTAAACAGTGTTCCATGATTTTGTGTCGGAGCAGCTGCGTTCTTGGAATGAGGCTATGTCCCTTGTTTGTCAAGaaatatattaattattgttATGACGTGACGTTTTAAGCAacaaaacattgttgtaattgCATGTATACGAATCATTATATTTGATACACACGTGTGTCCTTTAAATAATACGTGTTTTAGTCATTCCCTATACTTCTTCCTCTGTACGCGAAAAAGGGCTTAAATCTTTGTCTGTTTGTATCATATTCGGACATTCTGTCTATAATTCTAGCGGCATATATGTTAATATATATGAATGGATTTACTTTGAAATGACAATATATTATCTTAGAGTGAATTATGATTATATTCCAGTCATTTTTGGAACCATTTCCTAATTTCATCATACAGTATGGTCCTCCACGAACAGCGACAACGCTCCAGTTTCAAGTATTGTGTTTGATGATGGCTCTGCAGCATGAAGATGAAATAACCTCAGTTGCGTGTAACAGGAACTTATCCTACAAATACAATGTCATTAAAACGCACACTATTGGAAAGTATCTTATGAGAATACCATCTAATTCGTGGATTTTTATGACTTCCGGTGCacacaaaagaaacattttacatgGAATTCGAAATATAAAAGACAAACAAATTAGGATTGTTTATGTTGCTGATATTGATTTAGTTTCTAAACGGGGTCATTTTATTGCATATGAATACCAACGTTTCTTTGGTGTGTCAAATGACAAAATGAAGATTATTGTTGAGTATCTGCGTTACTGGGATATACTTCGGTTATGCTGTGGAAAACAGATGTCCGCTGATTGGCGAAATCACTTATCACCAGAACCAAATTACGAATGGCACCATGATCCTCATAGCCCAACGTATCCTGCATGCGAAATGTACAATATAAGTCAAGTTGAACAACTATTTATAAACACATACGCCTTTCAAAAGTTTGCCCATATTGATTCACTGGTTCATGTCATTGGAAGACCGTCAAATGTTGACGATAAACTTAACGGGCAATATTGCGTGCGTTGTAACATTGACATTTCTCAAAAGCGTATGTAAAGTTACCATTCACGATATATAAATGGTTTTTACCATTTGATATCTAGTCTAAttgttaacacatttatttaacgTTGCATACAGAAGGAAATTTTGGTCCGAACCATTACAACGCATTACAAAACAAGGCTTAAACGTTGATCATAATTTTGTGTAGCAC
This portion of the Mercenaria mercenaria strain notata unplaced genomic scaffold, MADL_Memer_1 contig_698, whole genome shotgun sequence genome encodes:
- the LOC123549938 gene encoding uncharacterized protein LOC123549938; its protein translation is MFKQFYIFHLICLYTALTYCVIYRGVYNCDLSGSSKNSVMEEKIRRLSNFGFSESERHENVSQTNESFLEPFPNFIIQYGPPRTATTLQFQVLCLMMALQHEDEITSVACNRNLSYKYNVIKTHTIGKYLMRIPSNSWIFMTSGAHKRNILHGIRNIKDKQIRIVYVADIDLVSKRGHFIAYEYQRFFGVSNDKMKIIVEYLRYWDILRLCCGKQMSADWRNHLSPEPNYEWHHDPHSPTYPACEMYNISQVEQLFINTYAFQKFAHIDSLVHVIGRPSNVDDKLNGQYCVRCNIDISQKRM